The genomic interval GTCGGTGATGCCGAGCCGTCCGCCGGGGCGCAGGACGCGGGCGAACTCGGCAGCCGCTTTCGCCTTGTCGGGGAACGTGCACAGAGCGCACTCGCACACAATGACGTCGAAGGCTGCGGCCGGGTACGGCAGTTGCTCGGCGTCCCCGGTGGTGAAGTGGACCCTGTCGGCGAATCCTGCCGCCTGCGCCGCGCCCCGGGCGAGAGCGGTGTTGGCGGAGGCGTAGTCCACGCCGTCCACCCGTGCGCCGTAGAGGTCGGCGAGAACCAGCGCGGTGGTGCCGCGGCCCGAGGCGACATCCAGTACCCGCTCGTCCGGGCTGAGGGCGAGGGCCCCGGCGAGGCGGCGGGTGAGCAGGGTGCCGCCGGGGTGGTACGAGTCGCCGAGCAGCAGGGTGACGACGTCGGAGGAGTACGCGGCGGCGCAGCACGCCTTGAGATCGTCGTCGGCGGTCATCGCGTGCCCCCTTGCTCGCCTGCGGTCTTGGTGCCGTGCTCGCGTGCGGTCTTGGAGCCGTACGGCGTGTCCATGAGGAGGGGTGCCAGGGGCAGGGCATTGGGCACCACGGGGGCGACGGGGACGCCGGACATCTGCGCGCGGATCTGTTCGCGGTAGCCGACGGAGTTGTACGCGCAGAAGGGGATGAGGCGTCCGTCGGGGGTGATTTCCTCGACGCAGCACTTCATCAGCTGTTTGACGTTGAGGGTGTACGGGTCCTGGAAGTCCTGCACCACGATCATGAACGCCTTGTCGCTGAGATCCTTGACGACCTCGGGCAGGTCGATACCGCAGCTGTCGGCGCGGTCCAGCGCTTCGGCGGTGGCGCGCAGCTTCTCCTCGGTCGTCTCGGTGCCCATGAACGCCGAGGCGGACCACAGCTTCTCCAGAGCCTCGCGGATGCCGGCGTCGGGCATCACCCGGTTGGAGATGTAGTCGAGGTAGTCCTCGACCTGGAGCAGCCTCGGAATCGGCAGGACGGCGCGGGATCCCGGCTCGCCGTCCACCAGCAGGTAGGTGACCGACCGGCAGGTGGGGAAGCAGCACGGTACGGGGAAGAAGTCGCCCTTCTGGAACCAGTCCGGCCGCTGCGCGTTGATCAGTTTGATGACATCGGGGTTGGTGAGCCGGTTCAGCGGATCGAACTCCACGTGCCGACCGGAGTGGGTGACCGGCTGGAAGGCCACCGACCGTACGGCCGGATGGTCGATGCCGTACTCGATGATCGCGCCGAGCTCGTGCTCGTTCAGGCCGCGCTCGACGGCTGCGACCAGGGTGACGGTCAGCCCCGCGTCCGCGCAGTTGTCCAGCGCCTTTTGCTTGAATTTCCGCAGGTCGCGGCCGCGGATCTCCAGGTGGGTGCGCTCGT from Streptomyces spiramyceticus carries:
- a CDS encoding radical SAM protein, with protein sequence MTQAPVPQRKVDRDEVFVEFTKSICPICKTTVDAQVNIRENKVYLRKRCKEHGGFEALVYGDAEEYMASARFNKPGTIPLVFQTEVKDGCPSDCGLCPEHKQHACLGIIEVNTGCNLDCPICFADSGHQGRGSPRSAESGGGYAITRAQCERMLDVFVESEGEAEVVMFSGGEPTIHQHILDFIDLAQARPIKNVNLNTNGIRLASDRNFVAELGKRNRMPGRSVNIYLQFDGFDERTHLEIRGRDLRKFKQKALDNCADAGLTVTLVAAVERGLNEHELGAIIEYGIDHPAVRSVAFQPVTHSGRHVEFDPLNRLTNPDVIKLINAQRPDWFQKGDFFPVPCCFPTCRSVTYLLVDGEPGSRAVLPIPRLLQVEDYLDYISNRVMPDAGIREALEKLWSASAFMGTETTEEKLRATAEALDRADSCGIDLPEVVKDLSDKAFMIVVQDFQDPYTLNVKQLMKCCVEEITPDGRLIPFCAYNSVGYREQIRAQMSGVPVAPVVPNALPLAPLLMDTPYGSKTAREHGTKTAGEQGGTR
- a CDS encoding class I SAM-dependent methyltransferase gives rise to the protein MTADDDLKACCAAAYSSDVVTLLLGDSYHPGGTLLTRRLAGALALSPDERVLDVASGRGTTALVLADLYGARVDGVDYASANTALARGAAQAAGFADRVHFTTGDAEQLPYPAAAFDVIVCECALCTFPDKAKAAAEFARVLRPGGRLGITDVTADADGLPPELTGLGARIACIADARPLSEYAEILATAGLRTLTTEDHNHAMLRMIDQIEARLNLLRMTAPEKLTAAGVDLEAAPPVFAAARAAVADDALGYALLVAVKSP